In the Candidatus Omnitrophota bacterium genome, one interval contains:
- the dmeF gene encoding CDF family Co(II)/Ni(II) efflux transporter DmeF, translated as MHEENLHLWQHAHTFGQELKRSGERRTSIVIAVTGTMMVVEIVAGLILGSMALLADGLHMASHATALIINLYAYIYARRHAHDARFSFGTGKVNALGGFTGAVLLAVFALMMAWGSVERIIHPVAIAFNQAILVAIIGLMINGASVLILGHEEDQAHGHEHHDHDGHHHDHNLRSAYFHVLADALTSILAIIALLTAKYLGLIWMDPAMGIVGAILVCRWSLGLLQATSAILLDQEGPGKIKTIIKKRIENEDDNRIADLHLWTIGPNLYGVIISIVTHHPEPPEYYKKLLPSDLGLAHVTVEVHQCPDRKDSRMPSHY; from the coding sequence ATGCACGAAGAGAACCTTCATTTATGGCAGCACGCGCACACTTTTGGCCAAGAGCTTAAACGCTCAGGGGAACGCCGGACGTCTATTGTTATTGCCGTGACCGGCACGATGATGGTCGTTGAAATTGTGGCAGGCCTTATTTTGGGATCCATGGCCTTGCTTGCCGACGGACTGCACATGGCCTCTCATGCGACGGCCCTGATCATTAACCTTTATGCTTATATTTATGCCCGGCGCCACGCCCATGATGCGCGGTTCAGCTTCGGGACGGGAAAAGTCAATGCCCTGGGAGGGTTCACGGGCGCTGTCCTTCTCGCGGTTTTTGCTTTGATGATGGCATGGGGAAGCGTTGAACGGATCATTCATCCTGTTGCTATTGCTTTTAACCAGGCTATTCTGGTTGCCATCATCGGATTAATGATAAACGGGGCTTCCGTATTGATCCTTGGCCACGAAGAAGATCAAGCTCACGGGCATGAGCATCATGACCATGATGGCCATCACCACGACCATAACTTAAGATCCGCTTATTTTCATGTGCTGGCTGATGCCTTGACATCTATTTTGGCCATCATCGCCCTTTTAACGGCAAAATATCTTGGCCTCATCTGGATGGACCCTGCCATGGGCATTGTGGGCGCCATTCTGGTATGCCGATGGTCTTTGGGACTGTTGCAGGCCACGAGCGCCATTCTTCTGGATCAAGAAGGACCGGGAAAAATCAAAACAATCATTAAGAAAAGAATAGAAAATGAAGACGATAACCGGATTGCCGACTTGCACCTCTGGACGATAGGCCCCAATCTTTACGGGGTTATCATTTCGATCGTTACCCATCATCCTGAACCGCCGGAGTATTATAAAAAACTGCTTCCATCTGACCTTGGGCTTGCGCATGTGACGGTTGAGGTTCATCAGTGCCCCGACAGGAAAGATTCCAGAATGCCGAGCCATTATTGA
- a CDS encoding excinuclease ABC subunit UvrC produces the protein MADVKDKISALPLTSGVYLMKDGEGTVIYVGKAVSLRKRVQSYFRKTKIFSKTDLLAAAIRDIAHIPTNSEAEALILEASLIKQYQPKYNVELRDDKSYPFIEITGEEFPRISVCRPRVKARGSIYYGPYVEVTLVREALAIIRKIFHFRTCEPFPDKACLDYHIGLCDAPCIQNISRDGYLRNIRRVRLILEGKKDELYRNLKKDMEALVREKRFEEAAKVRDQIRAIGALYSGTGDVNYYKEAEQLQRALGLPRLPERIEAFDISNIMGRQAVGSMVSFLNGSPDKNNYRRFRIKEVGGIDDFQMIAEVVRRRYRRLKAEGLMFPDLIVIDGGKGQLSAACGELEKLEVQIPVVSLAKREEEIFLLGKRNPVILAKDSLGLQLLQRIRDEAHRFAVSYHRLLRGKHALKSD, from the coding sequence ATGGCGGACGTGAAGGATAAAATCAGCGCCCTGCCGCTCACCAGCGGTGTTTATTTGATGAAGGACGGCGAAGGGACCGTCATCTACGTCGGCAAGGCGGTCAGCCTGCGCAAGCGCGTGCAGTCGTATTTCCGCAAGACGAAAATATTTTCCAAGACAGACCTCCTCGCCGCGGCGATCAGGGACATCGCCCACATCCCCACGAACAGCGAGGCCGAGGCCCTGATCCTCGAGGCCAGCCTGATCAAGCAGTATCAGCCGAAATACAACGTCGAGCTGCGCGACGACAAGAGTTACCCGTTCATTGAGATCACCGGCGAGGAATTCCCGAGAATCTCGGTCTGCCGTCCGCGGGTGAAGGCGCGGGGGAGCATTTATTATGGGCCTTACGTCGAGGTGACGCTGGTCCGCGAGGCGCTGGCCATCATCCGCAAGATCTTCCATTTCCGCACCTGCGAGCCGTTTCCCGACAAGGCCTGCCTGGATTATCACATCGGGCTGTGCGACGCGCCGTGCATCCAGAACATCAGCCGGGACGGGTATCTGCGGAACATCCGGCGCGTGCGGCTGATCCTGGAGGGGAAGAAGGACGAGCTTTACCGGAACCTCAAGAAAGACATGGAAGCCCTCGTCCGGGAGAAACGCTTTGAGGAGGCGGCCAAGGTCCGCGACCAGATCCGCGCGATCGGGGCGCTGTACTCCGGCACCGGGGACGTCAACTATTATAAGGAAGCCGAGCAGCTCCAGCGGGCGCTGGGCCTGCCGCGCCTGCCCGAGCGGATCGAGGCGTTCGATATTTCCAATATCATGGGCCGCCAGGCCGTGGGCTCGATGGTGTCGTTCCTGAACGGGAGCCCGGACAAGAACAACTACCGGCGGTTCCGCATCAAAGAAGTCGGCGGGATCGACGATTTTCAGATGATCGCCGAGGTGGTCCGGCGGCGTTACCGCCGGCTGAAGGCCGAGGGGCTGATGTTCCCGGACCTCATCGTGATCGACGGCGGGAAAGGCCAGCTCTCCGCGGCCTGCGGGGAACTGGAAAAGCTGGAAGTCCAAATTCCGGTTGTTTCACTCGCCAAGAGAGAAGAGGAGATTTTTCTCCTGGGGAAGCGGAATCCGGTCATCCTGGCGAAAGATTCTCTGGGGCTGCAGCTCTTGCAGAGGATCCGCGACGAGGCCCACCGCTTCGCGGTGTCGTATCACCGGCTGTTACGGGGCAAACACGCGCTTAAATCGGACTAA
- a CDS encoding MGMT family protein gives MKDKGLTAFEWQVLKAALDIPIGETRSYQWIARKIGRPKAVRAVGQALRKNPYPLIIPCHRVIKSDGTAGGYAGRYGTKKGRLLSKEKEIAEGLKSVR, from the coding sequence ATGAAAGACAAAGGGCTCACGGCATTTGAGTGGCAGGTCTTGAAGGCGGCGCTGGACATCCCGATCGGCGAGACGCGGTCTTACCAGTGGATCGCGCGGAAGATCGGCCGGCCCAAAGCGGTGCGGGCCGTGGGGCAGGCCCTGCGCAAGAACCCGTATCCGCTCATCATCCCCTGCCACCGCGTCATCAAGTCCGACGGCACGGCCGGCGGATACGCGGGACGCTACGGGACGAAGAAGGGGCGGCTTTTATCGAAAGAAAAGGAAATCGCGGAAGGCCTGAAGAGCGTCCGCTGA
- a CDS encoding PilT/PilU family type 4a pilus ATPase, protein MNIHELFKMMTNQGASDLFLTANSVPRARINGRIQELTTEVLTREMMASVADTLLATPERKASYAENQDIDFIHEEPDKSRFRLNVFMQRETPAVVARHVHQQFKTFEELSLPAELLRQLCDRATGIVLVCGPAGSGKSTTIASMLEYINIKYDKHIVTIEDPIEFLFQNKKCIVNQRELGIDVPNYPSALKHVTQQSPDIIFIGNTRDVETMHAAMHATELGCFVLTTFHTINATQTITRIVNFFPPYLHDEVRAQLSLILKGIFSIRLVPRFDKPGRVPAYESMVVTPTISRLIREGNLKEIQNFIDEGEMFGMQSFKKSLVGLVKRGIVLEEDARKFADSKDDFDLELKGVKRFEK, encoded by the coding sequence ATGAATATCCACGAACTGTTCAAGATGATGACCAACCAGGGGGCTTCGGACTTGTTTTTGACCGCCAATTCCGTTCCGCGGGCGAGGATCAACGGCCGCATCCAGGAATTGACCACGGAGGTCCTGACCCGGGAGATGATGGCGTCCGTCGCGGACACGCTTCTGGCCACGCCGGAGCGCAAGGCGAGTTACGCGGAAAATCAGGACATTGATTTCATTCACGAAGAGCCGGACAAGAGCCGGTTCCGCCTCAACGTGTTCATGCAGCGCGAAACGCCGGCGGTGGTCGCGCGGCACGTCCACCAGCAGTTCAAGACGTTCGAGGAATTGAGCCTCCCGGCGGAGCTGCTCCGCCAGCTCTGCGACCGGGCCACGGGGATCGTCCTGGTCTGCGGGCCGGCCGGCAGCGGCAAGTCCACCACGATCGCGAGCATGCTGGAATATATCAATATCAAATACGACAAGCACATCGTCACGATCGAGGACCCGATCGAATTCCTGTTCCAGAACAAAAAATGTATCGTCAACCAGCGCGAGCTGGGGATCGACGTGCCGAATTACCCGTCGGCGCTCAAGCACGTGACCCAGCAGAGCCCGGACATCATTTTCATCGGCAACACCCGCGACGTCGAGACCATGCACGCCGCCATGCACGCGACCGAACTGGGCTGTTTTGTGCTCACGACCTTCCACACGATCAATGCGACCCAGACCATCACGCGCATCGTCAACTTTTTCCCGCCGTACCTGCACGACGAGGTCCGCGCCCAGCTGTCGCTGATCCTCAAGGGGATCTTTTCGATCCGGCTGGTGCCCCGCTTCGACAAGCCCGGCCGCGTCCCGGCCTACGAGTCCATGGTGGTCACACCCACCATCTCCCGGCTTATCCGGGAAGGCAACCTCAAGGAGATCCAGAATTTCATCGACGAAGGCGAGATGTTCGGGATGCAGTCCTTCAAAAAGTCCCTGGTCGGCCTGGTCAAGCGGGGGATCGTGCTGGAGGAAGATGCCCGGAAGTTCGCCGACAGCAAGGACGATTTCGACCTGGAGCTGAAAGGCGTGAAGAGGTTTGAGAAGTAA
- a CDS encoding class I SAM-dependent methyltransferase, whose product MKGRESGMPGKKVWGRFFNPEDALKIMRVDGRVKDVAEFGCGYGTFTVPAARIVTGTVYAFDIEADMIHETDREAEKAGLRNVKTILRDFMAKGTGLEDESVDYVMLFNILHIEHPEILLRESSRILRGTGRLGVIHWNYDPATPRGPSLEIRPKPEQCVAWAAASGFVDPERHDLKPYHYGIVMRKGWGHGEIQYRG is encoded by the coding sequence ATGAAGGGCAGAGAAAGCGGCATGCCGGGGAAGAAGGTCTGGGGGCGATTTTTCAACCCCGAGGACGCATTGAAAATCATGCGGGTCGACGGGCGTGTGAAGGATGTCGCGGAATTCGGGTGCGGTTACGGTACTTTCACCGTTCCAGCGGCAAGGATCGTGACGGGCACCGTTTATGCGTTTGACATCGAGGCCGACATGATTCACGAGACGGACCGGGAGGCGGAGAAAGCCGGCCTGCGGAACGTGAAAACAATCCTTCGCGATTTTATGGCGAAGGGGACGGGGTTGGAGGATGAGAGCGTCGACTATGTCATGCTTTTTAATATTCTTCACATTGAACATCCGGAGATATTATTGAGGGAATCCTCGAGAATCCTTCGGGGAACAGGGCGGCTCGGCGTTATCCATTGGAATTATGATCCCGCAACGCCGCGGGGGCCTTCCCTGGAGATCCGGCCGAAACCGGAGCAGTGCGTCGCATGGGCGGCGGCTTCCGGCTTTGTCGACCCGGAACGGCATGATTTGAAGCCATACCATTATGGGATTGTCATGAGGAAAGGGTGGGGCCATGGGGAGATTCAATACAGAGGATGA